A DNA window from Paraburkholderia sp. IMGN_8 contains the following coding sequences:
- a CDS encoding phosphorylase — MKHLCLQPGTLWPAILRQTEHALHRGALRPIETTQALIEDRGIRFLVRQVSSLTRKEETRHAPTVKAGASSVVNPFLPYDPDLFVADLSDTHVALLNKFNVIDHHLLLVTRCFKSQDTLLDLADFAALLACMAEFDGLGFYNGGADAGASQHHKHLQIVPLPLGESGPPLPIESMLASACMEGPIGTIPGLAFRHAFAHLELAPAASRRAAHAAFDCYHALLEAAGLREIEMNGELHQSAPYNLLVAPQWMLLVPRSVERVEGISVNALGFAGSLFVRDAAQMQVIKSLGPMSVLERVAVPAVMGQ; from the coding sequence ATGAAACATCTATGTCTCCAGCCCGGCACCTTGTGGCCGGCCATTCTGCGCCAGACCGAGCATGCGCTGCATCGTGGTGCACTGCGACCGATCGAGACAACCCAGGCGCTGATCGAAGATCGTGGCATACGCTTCCTTGTCCGGCAGGTCTCAAGTCTCACGCGCAAGGAGGAAACCCGACACGCGCCCACGGTCAAGGCCGGGGCATCCAGCGTGGTCAATCCGTTCCTTCCTTATGACCCTGACCTCTTTGTGGCCGATCTCTCGGACACTCACGTCGCCTTGCTCAACAAATTCAACGTCATCGACCATCATCTCCTGCTCGTCACCCGTTGCTTCAAATCGCAGGACACGCTGCTCGATCTCGCGGATTTTGCTGCGTTGCTCGCCTGCATGGCCGAGTTCGACGGACTGGGTTTCTACAACGGCGGCGCAGACGCCGGCGCGAGTCAGCACCACAAGCATCTGCAGATCGTGCCGCTGCCGCTCGGAGAATCAGGTCCGCCGCTCCCCATTGAATCCATGCTTGCGTCCGCGTGCATGGAAGGTCCAATCGGCACCATACCCGGCCTGGCTTTCCGGCACGCGTTCGCTCATCTGGAACTGGCTCCTGCCGCCTCGCGGCGCGCAGCACACGCCGCTTTCGATTGCTACCACGCGTTGCTCGAAGCGGCTGGCCTGCGAGAGATCGAAATGAATGGCGAACTGCACCAGTCGGCGCCGTACAACCTGCTGGTCGCCCCTCAATGGATGCTGCTCGTGCCAAGGTCTGTGGAACGTGTCGAGGGAATTTCGGTGAATGCGCTGGGGTTTGCGGGATCGCTCTTCGTGCGCGACGCAGCACAGATGCAAGTCATCAAGAGCCTCGGCCCGATGAGCGTGCTGGAACGAGTCGCGGTCCCCGCGGTCATGGGGCAATAG
- a CDS encoding DUF1428 domain-containing protein → MTYVDGFVVPVARIDREKYIKQAKMAAGVFKENGALQVVECWGDDVPEGKLTSFPMAVKRKEDETVVFSWVVWPSRQVRDKGMKAVMADPRLQPDVNPMPFDGKRLIYGGFEVIVDV, encoded by the coding sequence ATGACTTACGTCGATGGATTTGTCGTGCCGGTAGCCAGGATCGACCGCGAAAAATATATAAAACAGGCCAAAATGGCCGCGGGCGTTTTTAAGGAGAACGGCGCGTTGCAGGTGGTCGAGTGCTGGGGCGATGACGTCCCGGAGGGCAAGCTGACGTCGTTTCCGATGGCCGTCAAACGCAAGGAGGACGAAACCGTGGTGTTCTCCTGGGTTGTCTGGCCATCGCGTCAGGTGCGGGATAAAGGCATGAAAGCGGTGATGGCCGATCCGCGGCTGCAGCCTGACGTCAATCCGATGCCTTTCGACGGCAAGCGGCTGATCTACGGCGGCTTCGAAGTCATCGTGGATGTATGA
- a CDS encoding M24 family metallopeptidase, translating to MGGKDIPHVNVDELAQFREVQQLAYRCVENVGDMLRLGMTEKDAARLLTEWLQDHGVRDWLHKPFAWFGDRTAFEGFSGLSHMAGFNLAFFPGSRRLEENMPVILDVAPVLNGVIADVGYATCIGTNPILEHLKDDLAEHRELIVSMVKQRHTLADVARAVDQLCRKQGVEPRHKAYPFKVLAHRVAKLHNPAKPRFVARFGLNATRNLILDQAGAGRKEGWSPLWSVDRRSDHAPTPGLWAVEPHLGFQGVGAKFEELLVITDDDAYWLDDDLPHVRRWAERGRALVAA from the coding sequence ATGGGTGGCAAGGACATTCCACACGTCAACGTGGACGAACTGGCGCAGTTCCGCGAAGTCCAGCAACTGGCTTATCGGTGCGTCGAAAACGTCGGCGACATGCTCCGGCTGGGCATGACGGAAAAAGATGCCGCCCGGCTGCTGACCGAATGGTTGCAGGACCACGGCGTGCGTGACTGGCTGCACAAACCCTTCGCCTGGTTTGGCGACCGTACCGCCTTTGAGGGCTTTTCAGGGCTGTCGCACATGGCCGGCTTTAACCTGGCTTTCTTCCCGGGTTCGCGGCGGCTGGAAGAGAACATGCCGGTGATTCTCGACGTGGCGCCGGTGCTGAACGGTGTGATCGCCGATGTCGGCTACGCCACCTGCATCGGTACGAATCCCATTCTCGAACACCTGAAAGACGACCTGGCAGAACACCGCGAACTGATCGTCAGCATGGTGAAGCAACGGCACACGCTTGCCGATGTCGCGCGCGCGGTCGACCAGTTGTGCAGGAAACAGGGCGTGGAGCCGCGCCACAAGGCTTATCCGTTCAAGGTACTCGCGCATCGTGTCGCGAAGCTGCACAACCCCGCCAAGCCGCGCTTCGTCGCGCGGTTCGGCCTGAACGCCACACGCAATCTGATCCTCGACCAGGCGGGCGCAGGCAGGAAAGAAGGCTGGTCGCCGCTGTGGTCGGTCGATCGCCGCTCCGATCACGCGCCGACGCCCGGCCTGTGGGCCGTCGAGCCGCATCTCGGCTTTCAGGGTGTGGGCGCCAAGTTCGAAGAGTTGCTGGTCATCACCGATGACGACGCCTACTGGCTCGACGACGACCTCCCCCATGTGCGCCGCTGGGCAGAGCGCGGGCGGGCGTTGGTCGCTGCATGA